The following proteins come from a genomic window of Oncorhynchus clarkii lewisi isolate Uvic-CL-2024 chromosome 23, UVic_Ocla_1.0, whole genome shotgun sequence:
- the LOC139381077 gene encoding exocyst complex component 7 isoform X2 has product MIPTEDASARKREIEEKLKQEQETLSFIRENMEKSDQLTKGMVSILSSFESRLMQLENSIIPVHKQTENLQRLQENVDKTLSCMDHVISYYHVAKDTDKIIREGPTGRLDEYLACIAKIQKAVEYFQDNNPDSPELNTVKARFEKGKELLEAEFRGLLTRYSKPVPPILILDAITVDEELEVQEEVTLEHLPEAVLQDIICISGWLVEYGRNQDFMNVYFQIRSNQLDRSIKGLKDHFRKSSASSGILYSPAVQTKRKDTPTKKAPKRPGTIRKAQNLLKQYSQHGLDGKKGGSNLTPLEGKDDVLDIEIDSYIHCISAFVKLAQSEYVLLTEIIPEHHQKKTFDSLIQEALDNLMLEGDNIVAAARRAIMRHDYSAVLTIFPILRHLKQTKPDFDSTLQGTAASTKNKLPTLITSMETIGAKALEEFADSIKNDPDKEYNMPKDGTVHELTSNAILFLQQLLDFQETAGAMLASQVLGDTYNIPLDPRETSSSASSSEFSRRLLSTYICKVLGNLQLNLLSKSKVYEDSALSAIFLHNNYNYILKSLEKSELIQLVTVTQKKAESSYRELIEQQKQIYQRSWYKVTEHITDRNMPAFQPGTKLKDKERQVIKDKFKGFNDGLEELCKIQKVWAIPDKEQRDAIRHAQRRVVSEAYRAFLQRYANISFTKNPEKYHKYRPEQVEEMIERLFDTSA; this is encoded by the exons ATGATTCCGACCGAGGATGCGTCCGCGaggaagagggagatagaggagaaaCTAAAGCAG GAACAGGAAACCCTGTCCTTCATCCGAGAGAATATGGAGAAGAGTGATCAGCTGACTAAAGGGATG GTGTCCATCTTGTCATCGTTTGAGAGTCGTCTGATGCAGCTGGAGAACTCCATCATCCCAGTACACAAGCAGACAGAGAACCTACAGAGGCTTCAGGAGAATGTGGATAAGACCCTGTCCTGCATGGACCATGTCATCAGTTATTACCATGTAGCCAAGGACACCGACAAGATCAtcagagaggg GCCAACGGGTAGACTAGATGAGTACCTGGCCTGCATTGCCAAGATCCAGAAAGCTGTTGAGTACTTTCAGGACAACAACCCAGATAGCCCTGAGCTCAATACAGTG AAAGCACGATTTGAGAAGGGTAAGGAGCTCCTGGAGGCTGAGTTCCGTGGTCTGCTGACCCGCTACAGTAAGCCTGTTCCTCCCATATTGATCCTGGATGCCATCACTGTAGATGAGGAGCTGGAGGTTCAGGAGGAGGTGACTCTAGAACACCTCCCTGAAGCCGTGCTACAGGATATCATCTGTatctctggctggctggtggaGTACGGACGTAACCAGG aCTTTATGAACGTTTACTTCCAGATCCGCTCCAATCAGTTGGACCGCTCCATCAAGGGTTTGAAAGACCACTTCCGGAAGAGTTCTGCCTCTTCTGGCATCCTCTACTCACCAGCCGTTCAGACCAAACGCAAGGACACTCCCACTAAGAAGGCACCCAAGAGACCAG GGACCATTCGCAAGGCTCAGAACCTTCTCAAACAGTACTCTCAGCATGGTCTGGATGGGAAAAAGGGGGGCTCTAACCTCACTCCTTTGGAAG GGAAGGATGATGTCCTGGACATAGAGATCGACTCTTACATCCACTGCATCAGTGCCTTTGTGAAGCTGGCCCAGAGTGAATACGTCCTGCTCACAGAGATCATCCCTGAACACCACCAGAAGAAGACCTTTGACTCCCTCATACAG GAAGCCCTGGACAACCTGATGCTGGAGGGTGACAACATAGTGGCGGCAGCACGGCGGGCCATCATGAGACACGACTACTCTGCTGTCCTCACCATCTTCCCCATCCTCAGGCACCTTAAACAGACCAAGCCAGACTTTGACTCCACGCTCCAG GGCACAGCTGCCAGTACCAAGAACAAGCTGCCTACCCTCATCACGTCCATGGAGACTATCGGAGCCAAAGCCCTGGAGGAGTTTGCAGACAGCATCAAG AATGACCCTGACAAGGAGTACAACATGCCTAAGGATGGAACTGTCCATGAGCTCACCAGCAAT gcCATCCTTTTCCTTCAGCAGCTGCTGGACTTTCAGGAGACAGCCGGAGCTATGCTGGCCTCTCAAG TACTGGGGGACACGTACAATATCCCTTTAGACCCCCGAG AGACCAGTTCGTCAGCCAGCAGCTCTGAGTTCAGTAGGAGACTTCTCAGCACCTACATAT GTAAAGTGTTGGGGAACTTGCAGCTGAATCTTCTCAGTAAATCCAAGGTGTACGAGGACTCTGCTCTGAGTGCCATCTTCCTCcacaacaactacaactacatCCTCAAGTCCCTGGAGAA GTCTGAGCTGATCCAGTTAGTGACAGTGACTCAGAAGAAGGCTGAGAGTTCATACAGAGAGCTGATAGAACAGCAGAAACAGATATACCAGCGCAG CTGGTACAAGGTCACAGAGCATATTACGGACCGGAACATGCCTGCCTTCCAACCAGGAACCAAG CTGAAAGACAAAGAGCGTCAGGTGATCAAAGACAAGTTTAAG GGATTCAACGACGGTCTGGAGGAGCTGTGTAAGATCCAGAAGGTGTGGGCCATCCCAGACAAGGAGCAGAGAGACGCCATCCGCCACGCCCAGAGGAGAGTGGTATCCGAGGCCTACAGGGCATTCCTACAGAG ATACGCCAACATTTCGTTCACCAAAAATCCTGAGAAATACCACAAGTATCGTCCAGAGCAGGTGGAGGAGATGATCGAGAGGCTTTTTGATACCTCAGCCTAA
- the LOC139381077 gene encoding exocyst complex component 7 isoform X7: MIPTEDASARKREIEEKLKQEQETLSFIRENMEKSDQLTKGMVSILSSFESRLMQLENSIIPVHKQTENLQRLQENVDKTLSCMDHVISYYHVAKDTDKIIREGPTGRLDEYLACIAKIQKAVEYFQDNNPDSPELNTVKARFEKGKELLEAEFRGLLTRYSKPVPPILILDAITVDEELEVQEEVTLEHLPEAVLQDIICISGWLVEYGRNQDFMNVYFQIRSNQLDRSIKGLKDHFRKSSASSGILYSPAVQTKRKDTPTKKAPKRPVYIPGHDHDQRVKHQSDALTDKHGAAAGKDDVLDIEIDSYIHCISAFVKLAQSEYVLLTEIIPEHHQKKTFDSLIQEALDNLMLEGDNIVAAARRAIMRHDYSAVLTIFPILRHLKQTKPDFDSTLQGTAASTKNKLPTLITSMETIGAKALEEFADSIKNDPDKEYNMPKDGTVHELTSNAILFLQQLLDFQETAGAMLASQETSSSASSSEFSRRLLSTYICKVLGNLQLNLLSKSKVYEDSALSAIFLHNNYNYILKSLEKSELIQLVTVTQKKAESSYRELIEQQKQIYQRSWYKVTEHITDRNMPAFQPGTKLKDKERQVIKDKFKGFNDGLEELCKIQKVWAIPDKEQRDAIRHAQRRVVSEAYRAFLQRYANISFTKNPEKYHKYRPEQVEEMIERLFDTSA; the protein is encoded by the exons ATGATTCCGACCGAGGATGCGTCCGCGaggaagagggagatagaggagaaaCTAAAGCAG GAACAGGAAACCCTGTCCTTCATCCGAGAGAATATGGAGAAGAGTGATCAGCTGACTAAAGGGATG GTGTCCATCTTGTCATCGTTTGAGAGTCGTCTGATGCAGCTGGAGAACTCCATCATCCCAGTACACAAGCAGACAGAGAACCTACAGAGGCTTCAGGAGAATGTGGATAAGACCCTGTCCTGCATGGACCATGTCATCAGTTATTACCATGTAGCCAAGGACACCGACAAGATCAtcagagaggg GCCAACGGGTAGACTAGATGAGTACCTGGCCTGCATTGCCAAGATCCAGAAAGCTGTTGAGTACTTTCAGGACAACAACCCAGATAGCCCTGAGCTCAATACAGTG AAAGCACGATTTGAGAAGGGTAAGGAGCTCCTGGAGGCTGAGTTCCGTGGTCTGCTGACCCGCTACAGTAAGCCTGTTCCTCCCATATTGATCCTGGATGCCATCACTGTAGATGAGGAGCTGGAGGTTCAGGAGGAGGTGACTCTAGAACACCTCCCTGAAGCCGTGCTACAGGATATCATCTGTatctctggctggctggtggaGTACGGACGTAACCAGG aCTTTATGAACGTTTACTTCCAGATCCGCTCCAATCAGTTGGACCGCTCCATCAAGGGTTTGAAAGACCACTTCCGGAAGAGTTCTGCCTCTTCTGGCATCCTCTACTCACCAGCCGTTCAGACCAAACGCAAGGACACTCCCACTAAGAAGGCACCCAAGAGACCAG TCTACATCCCAG GTCACGATCATGACCAGCGGGTCAAACACCAGTCAGACGCCCTGACCGACAAGCATGGGGCAGCAGCAG GGAAGGATGATGTCCTGGACATAGAGATCGACTCTTACATCCACTGCATCAGTGCCTTTGTGAAGCTGGCCCAGAGTGAATACGTCCTGCTCACAGAGATCATCCCTGAACACCACCAGAAGAAGACCTTTGACTCCCTCATACAG GAAGCCCTGGACAACCTGATGCTGGAGGGTGACAACATAGTGGCGGCAGCACGGCGGGCCATCATGAGACACGACTACTCTGCTGTCCTCACCATCTTCCCCATCCTCAGGCACCTTAAACAGACCAAGCCAGACTTTGACTCCACGCTCCAG GGCACAGCTGCCAGTACCAAGAACAAGCTGCCTACCCTCATCACGTCCATGGAGACTATCGGAGCCAAAGCCCTGGAGGAGTTTGCAGACAGCATCAAG AATGACCCTGACAAGGAGTACAACATGCCTAAGGATGGAACTGTCCATGAGCTCACCAGCAAT gcCATCCTTTTCCTTCAGCAGCTGCTGGACTTTCAGGAGACAGCCGGAGCTATGCTGGCCTCTCAAG AGACCAGTTCGTCAGCCAGCAGCTCTGAGTTCAGTAGGAGACTTCTCAGCACCTACATAT GTAAAGTGTTGGGGAACTTGCAGCTGAATCTTCTCAGTAAATCCAAGGTGTACGAGGACTCTGCTCTGAGTGCCATCTTCCTCcacaacaactacaactacatCCTCAAGTCCCTGGAGAA GTCTGAGCTGATCCAGTTAGTGACAGTGACTCAGAAGAAGGCTGAGAGTTCATACAGAGAGCTGATAGAACAGCAGAAACAGATATACCAGCGCAG CTGGTACAAGGTCACAGAGCATATTACGGACCGGAACATGCCTGCCTTCCAACCAGGAACCAAG CTGAAAGACAAAGAGCGTCAGGTGATCAAAGACAAGTTTAAG GGATTCAACGACGGTCTGGAGGAGCTGTGTAAGATCCAGAAGGTGTGGGCCATCCCAGACAAGGAGCAGAGAGACGCCATCCGCCACGCCCAGAGGAGAGTGGTATCCGAGGCCTACAGGGCATTCCTACAGAG ATACGCCAACATTTCGTTCACCAAAAATCCTGAGAAATACCACAAGTATCGTCCAGAGCAGGTGGAGGAGATGATCGAGAGGCTTTTTGATACCTCAGCCTAA
- the LOC139381077 gene encoding exocyst complex component 7 isoform X1, translating to MIPTEDASARKREIEEKLKQEQETLSFIRENMEKSDQLTKGMVSILSSFESRLMQLENSIIPVHKQTENLQRLQENVDKTLSCMDHVISYYHVAKDTDKIIREGPTGRLDEYLACIAKIQKAVEYFQDNNPDSPELNTVKARFEKGKELLEAEFRGLLTRYSKPVPPILILDAITVDEELEVQEEVTLEHLPEAVLQDIICISGWLVEYGRNQDFMNVYFQIRSNQLDRSIKGLKDHFRKSSASSGILYSPAVQTKRKDTPTKKAPKRPVYIPGTIRKAQNLLKQYSQHGLDGKKGGSNLTPLEGKDDVLDIEIDSYIHCISAFVKLAQSEYVLLTEIIPEHHQKKTFDSLIQEALDNLMLEGDNIVAAARRAIMRHDYSAVLTIFPILRHLKQTKPDFDSTLQGTAASTKNKLPTLITSMETIGAKALEEFADSIKNDPDKEYNMPKDGTVHELTSNAILFLQQLLDFQETAGAMLASQVLGDTYNIPLDPRETSSSASSSEFSRRLLSTYICKVLGNLQLNLLSKSKVYEDSALSAIFLHNNYNYILKSLEKSELIQLVTVTQKKAESSYRELIEQQKQIYQRSWYKVTEHITDRNMPAFQPGTKLKDKERQVIKDKFKGFNDGLEELCKIQKVWAIPDKEQRDAIRHAQRRVVSEAYRAFLQRYANISFTKNPEKYHKYRPEQVEEMIERLFDTSA from the exons ATGATTCCGACCGAGGATGCGTCCGCGaggaagagggagatagaggagaaaCTAAAGCAG GAACAGGAAACCCTGTCCTTCATCCGAGAGAATATGGAGAAGAGTGATCAGCTGACTAAAGGGATG GTGTCCATCTTGTCATCGTTTGAGAGTCGTCTGATGCAGCTGGAGAACTCCATCATCCCAGTACACAAGCAGACAGAGAACCTACAGAGGCTTCAGGAGAATGTGGATAAGACCCTGTCCTGCATGGACCATGTCATCAGTTATTACCATGTAGCCAAGGACACCGACAAGATCAtcagagaggg GCCAACGGGTAGACTAGATGAGTACCTGGCCTGCATTGCCAAGATCCAGAAAGCTGTTGAGTACTTTCAGGACAACAACCCAGATAGCCCTGAGCTCAATACAGTG AAAGCACGATTTGAGAAGGGTAAGGAGCTCCTGGAGGCTGAGTTCCGTGGTCTGCTGACCCGCTACAGTAAGCCTGTTCCTCCCATATTGATCCTGGATGCCATCACTGTAGATGAGGAGCTGGAGGTTCAGGAGGAGGTGACTCTAGAACACCTCCCTGAAGCCGTGCTACAGGATATCATCTGTatctctggctggctggtggaGTACGGACGTAACCAGG aCTTTATGAACGTTTACTTCCAGATCCGCTCCAATCAGTTGGACCGCTCCATCAAGGGTTTGAAAGACCACTTCCGGAAGAGTTCTGCCTCTTCTGGCATCCTCTACTCACCAGCCGTTCAGACCAAACGCAAGGACACTCCCACTAAGAAGGCACCCAAGAGACCAG TCTACATCCCAG GGACCATTCGCAAGGCTCAGAACCTTCTCAAACAGTACTCTCAGCATGGTCTGGATGGGAAAAAGGGGGGCTCTAACCTCACTCCTTTGGAAG GGAAGGATGATGTCCTGGACATAGAGATCGACTCTTACATCCACTGCATCAGTGCCTTTGTGAAGCTGGCCCAGAGTGAATACGTCCTGCTCACAGAGATCATCCCTGAACACCACCAGAAGAAGACCTTTGACTCCCTCATACAG GAAGCCCTGGACAACCTGATGCTGGAGGGTGACAACATAGTGGCGGCAGCACGGCGGGCCATCATGAGACACGACTACTCTGCTGTCCTCACCATCTTCCCCATCCTCAGGCACCTTAAACAGACCAAGCCAGACTTTGACTCCACGCTCCAG GGCACAGCTGCCAGTACCAAGAACAAGCTGCCTACCCTCATCACGTCCATGGAGACTATCGGAGCCAAAGCCCTGGAGGAGTTTGCAGACAGCATCAAG AATGACCCTGACAAGGAGTACAACATGCCTAAGGATGGAACTGTCCATGAGCTCACCAGCAAT gcCATCCTTTTCCTTCAGCAGCTGCTGGACTTTCAGGAGACAGCCGGAGCTATGCTGGCCTCTCAAG TACTGGGGGACACGTACAATATCCCTTTAGACCCCCGAG AGACCAGTTCGTCAGCCAGCAGCTCTGAGTTCAGTAGGAGACTTCTCAGCACCTACATAT GTAAAGTGTTGGGGAACTTGCAGCTGAATCTTCTCAGTAAATCCAAGGTGTACGAGGACTCTGCTCTGAGTGCCATCTTCCTCcacaacaactacaactacatCCTCAAGTCCCTGGAGAA GTCTGAGCTGATCCAGTTAGTGACAGTGACTCAGAAGAAGGCTGAGAGTTCATACAGAGAGCTGATAGAACAGCAGAAACAGATATACCAGCGCAG CTGGTACAAGGTCACAGAGCATATTACGGACCGGAACATGCCTGCCTTCCAACCAGGAACCAAG CTGAAAGACAAAGAGCGTCAGGTGATCAAAGACAAGTTTAAG GGATTCAACGACGGTCTGGAGGAGCTGTGTAAGATCCAGAAGGTGTGGGCCATCCCAGACAAGGAGCAGAGAGACGCCATCCGCCACGCCCAGAGGAGAGTGGTATCCGAGGCCTACAGGGCATTCCTACAGAG ATACGCCAACATTTCGTTCACCAAAAATCCTGAGAAATACCACAAGTATCGTCCAGAGCAGGTGGAGGAGATGATCGAGAGGCTTTTTGATACCTCAGCCTAA
- the LOC139381077 gene encoding exocyst complex component 7 isoform X5 encodes MIPTEDASARKREIEEKLKQEQETLSFIRENMEKSDQLTKGMVSILSSFESRLMQLENSIIPVHKQTENLQRLQENVDKTLSCMDHVISYYHVAKDTDKIIREGPTGRLDEYLACIAKIQKAVEYFQDNNPDSPELNTVKARFEKGKELLEAEFRGLLTRYSKPVPPILILDAITVDEELEVQEEVTLEHLPEAVLQDIICISGWLVEYGRNQDFMNVYFQIRSNQLDRSIKGLKDHFRKSSASSGILYSPAVQTKRKDTPTKKAPKRPVYIPGTIRKAQNLLKQYSQHGLDGKKGGSNLTPLEGKDDVLDIEIDSYIHCISAFVKLAQSEYVLLTEIIPEHHQKKTFDSLIQEALDNLMLEGDNIVAAARRAIMRHDYSAVLTIFPILRHLKQTKPDFDSTLQGTAASTKNKLPTLITSMETIGAKALEEFADSIKNDPDKEYNMPKDGTVHELTSNAILFLQQLLDFQETAGAMLASQETSSSASSSEFSRRLLSTYICKVLGNLQLNLLSKSKVYEDSALSAIFLHNNYNYILKSLEKSELIQLVTVTQKKAESSYRELIEQQKQIYQRSWYKVTEHITDRNMPAFQPGTKLKDKERQVIKDKFKGFNDGLEELCKIQKVWAIPDKEQRDAIRHAQRRVVSEAYRAFLQRYANISFTKNPEKYHKYRPEQVEEMIERLFDTSA; translated from the exons ATGATTCCGACCGAGGATGCGTCCGCGaggaagagggagatagaggagaaaCTAAAGCAG GAACAGGAAACCCTGTCCTTCATCCGAGAGAATATGGAGAAGAGTGATCAGCTGACTAAAGGGATG GTGTCCATCTTGTCATCGTTTGAGAGTCGTCTGATGCAGCTGGAGAACTCCATCATCCCAGTACACAAGCAGACAGAGAACCTACAGAGGCTTCAGGAGAATGTGGATAAGACCCTGTCCTGCATGGACCATGTCATCAGTTATTACCATGTAGCCAAGGACACCGACAAGATCAtcagagaggg GCCAACGGGTAGACTAGATGAGTACCTGGCCTGCATTGCCAAGATCCAGAAAGCTGTTGAGTACTTTCAGGACAACAACCCAGATAGCCCTGAGCTCAATACAGTG AAAGCACGATTTGAGAAGGGTAAGGAGCTCCTGGAGGCTGAGTTCCGTGGTCTGCTGACCCGCTACAGTAAGCCTGTTCCTCCCATATTGATCCTGGATGCCATCACTGTAGATGAGGAGCTGGAGGTTCAGGAGGAGGTGACTCTAGAACACCTCCCTGAAGCCGTGCTACAGGATATCATCTGTatctctggctggctggtggaGTACGGACGTAACCAGG aCTTTATGAACGTTTACTTCCAGATCCGCTCCAATCAGTTGGACCGCTCCATCAAGGGTTTGAAAGACCACTTCCGGAAGAGTTCTGCCTCTTCTGGCATCCTCTACTCACCAGCCGTTCAGACCAAACGCAAGGACACTCCCACTAAGAAGGCACCCAAGAGACCAG TCTACATCCCAG GGACCATTCGCAAGGCTCAGAACCTTCTCAAACAGTACTCTCAGCATGGTCTGGATGGGAAAAAGGGGGGCTCTAACCTCACTCCTTTGGAAG GGAAGGATGATGTCCTGGACATAGAGATCGACTCTTACATCCACTGCATCAGTGCCTTTGTGAAGCTGGCCCAGAGTGAATACGTCCTGCTCACAGAGATCATCCCTGAACACCACCAGAAGAAGACCTTTGACTCCCTCATACAG GAAGCCCTGGACAACCTGATGCTGGAGGGTGACAACATAGTGGCGGCAGCACGGCGGGCCATCATGAGACACGACTACTCTGCTGTCCTCACCATCTTCCCCATCCTCAGGCACCTTAAACAGACCAAGCCAGACTTTGACTCCACGCTCCAG GGCACAGCTGCCAGTACCAAGAACAAGCTGCCTACCCTCATCACGTCCATGGAGACTATCGGAGCCAAAGCCCTGGAGGAGTTTGCAGACAGCATCAAG AATGACCCTGACAAGGAGTACAACATGCCTAAGGATGGAACTGTCCATGAGCTCACCAGCAAT gcCATCCTTTTCCTTCAGCAGCTGCTGGACTTTCAGGAGACAGCCGGAGCTATGCTGGCCTCTCAAG AGACCAGTTCGTCAGCCAGCAGCTCTGAGTTCAGTAGGAGACTTCTCAGCACCTACATAT GTAAAGTGTTGGGGAACTTGCAGCTGAATCTTCTCAGTAAATCCAAGGTGTACGAGGACTCTGCTCTGAGTGCCATCTTCCTCcacaacaactacaactacatCCTCAAGTCCCTGGAGAA GTCTGAGCTGATCCAGTTAGTGACAGTGACTCAGAAGAAGGCTGAGAGTTCATACAGAGAGCTGATAGAACAGCAGAAACAGATATACCAGCGCAG CTGGTACAAGGTCACAGAGCATATTACGGACCGGAACATGCCTGCCTTCCAACCAGGAACCAAG CTGAAAGACAAAGAGCGTCAGGTGATCAAAGACAAGTTTAAG GGATTCAACGACGGTCTGGAGGAGCTGTGTAAGATCCAGAAGGTGTGGGCCATCCCAGACAAGGAGCAGAGAGACGCCATCCGCCACGCCCAGAGGAGAGTGGTATCCGAGGCCTACAGGGCATTCCTACAGAG ATACGCCAACATTTCGTTCACCAAAAATCCTGAGAAATACCACAAGTATCGTCCAGAGCAGGTGGAGGAGATGATCGAGAGGCTTTTTGATACCTCAGCCTAA
- the LOC139381077 gene encoding exocyst complex component 7 isoform X4, giving the protein MIPTEDASARKREIEEKLKQEQETLSFIRENMEKSDQLTKGMVSILSSFESRLMQLENSIIPVHKQTENLQRLQENVDKTLSCMDHVISYYHVAKDTDKIIREGPTGRLDEYLACIAKIQKAVEYFQDNNPDSPELNTVKARFEKGKELLEAEFRGLLTRYSKPVPPILILDAITVDEELEVQEEVTLEHLPEAVLQDIICISGWLVEYGRNQDFMNVYFQIRSNQLDRSIKGLKDHFRKSSASSGILYSPAVQTKRKDTPTKKAPKRPGHDHDQRVKHQSDALTDKHGAAAGKDDVLDIEIDSYIHCISAFVKLAQSEYVLLTEIIPEHHQKKTFDSLIQEALDNLMLEGDNIVAAARRAIMRHDYSAVLTIFPILRHLKQTKPDFDSTLQGTAASTKNKLPTLITSMETIGAKALEEFADSIKNDPDKEYNMPKDGTVHELTSNAILFLQQLLDFQETAGAMLASQVLGDTYNIPLDPRETSSSASSSEFSRRLLSTYICKVLGNLQLNLLSKSKVYEDSALSAIFLHNNYNYILKSLEKSELIQLVTVTQKKAESSYRELIEQQKQIYQRSWYKVTEHITDRNMPAFQPGTKLKDKERQVIKDKFKGFNDGLEELCKIQKVWAIPDKEQRDAIRHAQRRVVSEAYRAFLQRYANISFTKNPEKYHKYRPEQVEEMIERLFDTSA; this is encoded by the exons ATGATTCCGACCGAGGATGCGTCCGCGaggaagagggagatagaggagaaaCTAAAGCAG GAACAGGAAACCCTGTCCTTCATCCGAGAGAATATGGAGAAGAGTGATCAGCTGACTAAAGGGATG GTGTCCATCTTGTCATCGTTTGAGAGTCGTCTGATGCAGCTGGAGAACTCCATCATCCCAGTACACAAGCAGACAGAGAACCTACAGAGGCTTCAGGAGAATGTGGATAAGACCCTGTCCTGCATGGACCATGTCATCAGTTATTACCATGTAGCCAAGGACACCGACAAGATCAtcagagaggg GCCAACGGGTAGACTAGATGAGTACCTGGCCTGCATTGCCAAGATCCAGAAAGCTGTTGAGTACTTTCAGGACAACAACCCAGATAGCCCTGAGCTCAATACAGTG AAAGCACGATTTGAGAAGGGTAAGGAGCTCCTGGAGGCTGAGTTCCGTGGTCTGCTGACCCGCTACAGTAAGCCTGTTCCTCCCATATTGATCCTGGATGCCATCACTGTAGATGAGGAGCTGGAGGTTCAGGAGGAGGTGACTCTAGAACACCTCCCTGAAGCCGTGCTACAGGATATCATCTGTatctctggctggctggtggaGTACGGACGTAACCAGG aCTTTATGAACGTTTACTTCCAGATCCGCTCCAATCAGTTGGACCGCTCCATCAAGGGTTTGAAAGACCACTTCCGGAAGAGTTCTGCCTCTTCTGGCATCCTCTACTCACCAGCCGTTCAGACCAAACGCAAGGACACTCCCACTAAGAAGGCACCCAAGAGACCAG GTCACGATCATGACCAGCGGGTCAAACACCAGTCAGACGCCCTGACCGACAAGCATGGGGCAGCAGCAG GGAAGGATGATGTCCTGGACATAGAGATCGACTCTTACATCCACTGCATCAGTGCCTTTGTGAAGCTGGCCCAGAGTGAATACGTCCTGCTCACAGAGATCATCCCTGAACACCACCAGAAGAAGACCTTTGACTCCCTCATACAG GAAGCCCTGGACAACCTGATGCTGGAGGGTGACAACATAGTGGCGGCAGCACGGCGGGCCATCATGAGACACGACTACTCTGCTGTCCTCACCATCTTCCCCATCCTCAGGCACCTTAAACAGACCAAGCCAGACTTTGACTCCACGCTCCAG GGCACAGCTGCCAGTACCAAGAACAAGCTGCCTACCCTCATCACGTCCATGGAGACTATCGGAGCCAAAGCCCTGGAGGAGTTTGCAGACAGCATCAAG AATGACCCTGACAAGGAGTACAACATGCCTAAGGATGGAACTGTCCATGAGCTCACCAGCAAT gcCATCCTTTTCCTTCAGCAGCTGCTGGACTTTCAGGAGACAGCCGGAGCTATGCTGGCCTCTCAAG TACTGGGGGACACGTACAATATCCCTTTAGACCCCCGAG AGACCAGTTCGTCAGCCAGCAGCTCTGAGTTCAGTAGGAGACTTCTCAGCACCTACATAT GTAAAGTGTTGGGGAACTTGCAGCTGAATCTTCTCAGTAAATCCAAGGTGTACGAGGACTCTGCTCTGAGTGCCATCTTCCTCcacaacaactacaactacatCCTCAAGTCCCTGGAGAA GTCTGAGCTGATCCAGTTAGTGACAGTGACTCAGAAGAAGGCTGAGAGTTCATACAGAGAGCTGATAGAACAGCAGAAACAGATATACCAGCGCAG CTGGTACAAGGTCACAGAGCATATTACGGACCGGAACATGCCTGCCTTCCAACCAGGAACCAAG CTGAAAGACAAAGAGCGTCAGGTGATCAAAGACAAGTTTAAG GGATTCAACGACGGTCTGGAGGAGCTGTGTAAGATCCAGAAGGTGTGGGCCATCCCAGACAAGGAGCAGAGAGACGCCATCCGCCACGCCCAGAGGAGAGTGGTATCCGAGGCCTACAGGGCATTCCTACAGAG ATACGCCAACATTTCGTTCACCAAAAATCCTGAGAAATACCACAAGTATCGTCCAGAGCAGGTGGAGGAGATGATCGAGAGGCTTTTTGATACCTCAGCCTAA